The proteins below come from a single Spirochaetota bacterium genomic window:
- the aroQ gene encoding type II 3-dehydroquinate dehydratase, which yields MDSKRKILVISGPNLNLLGTREPDVYGTRTLEDMKKLAVEASKKMNVDLEFIQSNSEGEIIDCIHRNRTAVGMIINPAAFTHTSIAIRDAISAVGIPTVEVHLSNIHAREEFRRKSYIAPVCVGQISGFGIHSYLLGLSALDAYLNERDKR from the coding sequence ATGGATTCAAAAAGAAAGATTCTTGTCATCAGCGGCCCGAACCTTAACCTGCTTGGAACGCGAGAACCCGATGTATACGGGACCCGCACTCTTGAAGACATGAAGAAACTTGCCGTGGAAGCTTCAAAAAAAATGAATGTGGACCTCGAATTCATTCAATCCAACAGTGAAGGCGAGATAATCGATTGCATACACAGAAATCGAACAGCCGTCGGAATGATAATAAATCCAGCGGCATTCACCCATACGTCCATAGCCATACGGGATGCCATATCCGCCGTGGGCATTCCGACAGTGGAAGTGCATCTTTCCAATATTCACGCGCGGGAGGAGTTCAGGCGGAAATCTTATATCGCCCCCGTGTGTGTCGGGCAAATATCGGGGTTCGGCATACATTCATACCTTCTGGGGCTGTCGGCCCTTGACGCCTACCTTAATGAAAGGGATAAGAGGTGA
- a CDS encoding PCI domain-containing protein — MIFKKAIATAVQLFGLFILFCGATTCILGIAMHIDSSSAQSKSGIPIAFFSLSFIIPGLFLYMRSKKMKKNIELMQTIAGMVISYRRIKISDVAARLTMPEQLAAKLLAAAVEKGLVRGKIDRTTGEFFTEEAEHEVANIRFCPSCGAPLDKVYLMGETIQCRSCGSIAR, encoded by the coding sequence ATGATTTTTAAAAAAGCCATAGCGACAGCTGTCCAGCTTTTTGGATTATTCATATTATTCTGCGGCGCGACGACATGCATCCTGGGCATTGCGATGCACATCGACAGCTCATCGGCCCAATCAAAATCCGGCATCCCCATAGCCTTTTTTTCACTCTCGTTTATAATCCCGGGTCTTTTCCTCTACATGCGCTCAAAAAAAATGAAAAAGAACATTGAGCTCATGCAAACAATCGCGGGCATGGTCATATCATACCGGCGCATTAAGATCAGTGATGTGGCAGCCCGGCTGACGATGCCGGAGCAGCTCGCCGCAAAACTCCTCGCCGCGGCTGTTGAGAAAGGGCTTGTGCGGGGAAAAATCGATCGTACGACCGGCGAATTTTTCACTGAAGAAGCCGAGCACGAGGTGGCTAATATCCGTTTTTGCCCGTCCTGCGGAGCGCCCCTTGATAAAGTGTATCTCATGGGAGAAACCATCCAGTGCCGCTCCTGCGGCTCCATAGCCCGGTAA
- a CDS encoding response regulator has protein sequence MLKERIMLVEDELITALDIQRMLERVGYQVSATLSSGEEAVEKVKSIMPDLIIMDIFLSDDMDGIEATDLITKQVDIPVIFLTANADSNTIKRADTIRHYGYLIKPIKQGDLDSIISTALQRHEIESKKRNSTRH, from the coding sequence ATATTGAAAGAACGCATTATGCTTGTTGAAGACGAGCTGATCACAGCCCTGGACATACAACGTATGCTCGAACGAGTTGGGTACCAGGTTTCGGCGACGCTCTCTTCCGGCGAAGAAGCAGTTGAGAAAGTCAAGTCGATCATGCCTGACCTGATAATTATGGATATTTTTCTATCAGATGACATGGATGGTATTGAAGCGACCGACTTGATAACCAAACAGGTTGACATTCCGGTCATATTTCTCACCGCCAATGCCGATTCAAACACAATAAAACGCGCTGATACGATACGCCACTATGGGTACCTGATCAAGCCGATCAAGCAAGGCGACCTCGATTCTATCATTTCGACCGCCCTGCAGCGCCATGAAATAGAATCAAAAAAAAGAAACTCGACCCGCCACTAG
- a CDS encoding radical SAM protein has product MFSGTDILSIRPFEICSIRPPTENYSLTFRLTRNCHWKKCAFCPVYKVGAKYSRRGIDEILEDIRRAKLMDDYLYEQGVGFPVYSSAAYSRIPDFADAVKAAQWEAGIFSEQAFEIGSLPRPESLDPRMAWFLSWFNSTPDIEQCMNHIVTWRISGGRTCFLGDADSLTHKPDFIKKVIGEIRLNFPGISRFTVYGRTSTAARIRSLKELKSMAGAGLHRVHFGLESGCDTVLTMVNKGVSAEEQVAGCLKTKEAGLSCSVYVMPGLGGAAHSDANGHDTARVLSRIGPDFIRLRSLEIFPMTALEEARKNGAFIEATEELVVREIRILIEETDADTEILSDSASNLLPIFGKLPRDRKGMLETIDEYLDLDPREKLEFSVRARIESFIGQYGELTEDIISLLAPCIKENKLDFKNSDDTSLKNIISLIRSKLMP; this is encoded by the coding sequence ATGTTTTCCGGGACTGACATTCTATCGATCAGGCCATTCGAGATATGCTCCATACGACCGCCCACTGAAAATTACAGCCTTACCTTCAGGCTTACCAGGAACTGCCACTGGAAGAAATGCGCCTTCTGCCCCGTGTACAAGGTCGGAGCAAAATACTCCCGGCGCGGAATCGACGAGATCCTCGAGGACATCAGACGGGCGAAACTGATGGATGATTATCTTTACGAGCAGGGTGTCGGTTTCCCTGTTTATTCATCAGCCGCATACAGCCGCATCCCCGACTTCGCCGATGCCGTCAAAGCCGCCCAATGGGAAGCGGGAATCTTCTCCGAACAGGCGTTTGAAATTGGCTCTCTTCCGCGGCCTGAGTCTCTGGATCCGCGCATGGCCTGGTTCCTTTCATGGTTCAACAGCACACCGGACATCGAGCAATGCATGAACCATATTGTCACCTGGCGCATCAGCGGAGGAAGGACCTGCTTCCTGGGTGATGCCGATTCACTTACCCATAAACCCGATTTTATAAAGAAGGTTATCGGTGAGATAAGACTGAATTTCCCCGGTATTTCACGTTTTACCGTATACGGAAGGACCTCAACGGCAGCCCGGATTCGTTCATTGAAAGAGCTGAAATCCATGGCCGGCGCGGGCCTTCACCGGGTCCATTTCGGGCTTGAGAGCGGATGCGACACCGTGCTGACCATGGTCAACAAGGGAGTATCGGCCGAAGAGCAGGTAGCCGGTTGTTTGAAAACGAAGGAAGCCGGCCTTTCCTGTTCGGTATACGTGATGCCCGGTCTGGGAGGAGCGGCCCATTCCGACGCGAATGGCCATGACACTGCCCGTGTCCTTTCCAGAATTGGGCCGGATTTCATACGCCTCAGGTCCCTGGAGATTTTTCCCATGACCGCTCTTGAGGAAGCTCGAAAAAACGGCGCATTTATAGAAGCGACGGAAGAGCTAGTGGTCAGGGAAATTAGGATTCTTATCGAAGAAACGGATGCCGATACGGAAATCCTCAGCGACAGTGCTTCAAACCTTCTGCCCATCTTCGGAAAACTTCCACGGGACCGCAAGGGCATGCTTGAAACAATAGATGAATACCTTGACCTTGATCCCCGGGAAAAGCTGGAATTCAGCGTCCGGGCGAGGATTGAATCTTTTATAGGCCAATACGGAGAACTCACTGAAGATATCATATCTCTGCTTGCCCCCTGCATTAAGGAGAATAAGCTAGATTTTAAGAATAGTGACGATACTTCCCTCAAGAATATAATCAGTCTTATACGCTCGAAATTAATGCCTTAG
- the glmS gene encoding glutamine--fructose-6-phosphate transaminase (isomerizing) yields the protein MCGIVGYIGNKSAADIVINGLKRLEYRGYDSAGIALVDDDLFVHKKNGKISNLEQSLGNGDHGDISRYHTGIGHTRWATHGVPSDLNAHPHMDCHNEIAVVHNGIIENFSAIKKMLTEKGHIIKSDTDTEVIAHLIEYHYEQNGDLLDAVMKAIANLEGTYGLCIVSKREPGRIIAARNGSPLILGSGDGEMIVASDASAIIEHTNRVIYLEDREILDLTKDSFKTYDLNLKNIDKKIVDIDWDIKAIEKMGFDHFMLKEIFEQPETIHNAYRGRAVSDTCTIRLDGLRLTEAELNGIQRVIFIACGTSWHAGLIGEYLIEEYARIPVEVEYASEFRYRKPILKQGDLVIVISQSGETADTLAALREAKSKGIKVLGITNVVGSTIARESDGGIYIHAGPEIGVASTKAFTSQVTVLAMLALMLAHRKDMTTDELCICIDELQEIPDLVTKVLEASDYIRSIAETFKDNKNFLYLGRGVNFPVALEGALKLKEISYIHAEGYPAAEMKHGPIALIDENMPVVFIAPRDIIYDKIVSNMEEVKARGGKIIAIATEGDESIRRYSDHIIYIPEVRKIFSPLLTVIPLQLLAYHVAVLRGCDVDQPRNLAKSVTVE from the coding sequence ATGTGTGGCATAGTTGGGTATATTGGAAATAAAAGCGCCGCCGACATTGTTATAAATGGCCTGAAACGACTGGAATATCGCGGTTATGATTCTGCGGGGATTGCTCTTGTCGATGATGATCTGTTCGTACATAAAAAAAACGGCAAGATTTCAAACCTTGAACAATCGCTTGGAAACGGCGACCATGGCGATATCAGCCGCTATCATACCGGAATTGGACATACCAGGTGGGCCACCCACGGCGTTCCATCGGACCTCAACGCCCATCCACACATGGACTGCCACAATGAAATCGCCGTAGTTCATAACGGCATTATCGAAAACTTCTCGGCGATAAAGAAAATGCTCACTGAAAAAGGCCATATCATAAAGAGCGACACCGACACCGAGGTTATAGCTCATTTGATCGAGTATCATTATGAACAGAACGGCGATCTCCTCGATGCCGTGATGAAGGCCATCGCGAATCTTGAAGGCACCTACGGCCTCTGCATTGTTTCAAAGCGTGAGCCGGGCCGCATCATAGCGGCACGGAACGGGAGCCCCCTCATCCTGGGATCGGGAGACGGCGAGATGATCGTCGCCTCCGATGCCAGCGCCATCATCGAGCATACCAACAGGGTCATCTATCTCGAAGACAGGGAAATTCTCGACCTTACAAAGGACAGCTTCAAGACCTATGATCTTAACCTGAAAAATATTGACAAGAAAATCGTTGATATAGACTGGGACATCAAAGCCATTGAAAAGATGGGGTTCGATCATTTCATGCTGAAAGAAATCTTCGAACAGCCGGAAACGATTCACAACGCATACAGAGGGCGGGCCGTCAGCGATACCTGCACCATACGGCTCGACGGACTAAGGCTCACAGAAGCCGAGCTCAACGGCATACAGCGCGTGATATTCATCGCCTGCGGAACGTCCTGGCACGCCGGGCTCATAGGCGAATATCTCATCGAGGAATATGCCCGCATTCCCGTCGAGGTCGAATACGCCTCCGAATTCAGGTACCGGAAGCCCATCCTGAAGCAGGGTGACCTGGTCATCGTCATCAGCCAATCCGGCGAGACCGCCGACACTCTCGCCGCCCTCCGCGAAGCGAAATCGAAGGGCATCAAGGTCCTTGGCATAACCAATGTCGTGGGGAGCACCATTGCCCGCGAGAGCGATGGCGGCATTTACATTCATGCCGGTCCCGAGATCGGCGTCGCCTCCACAAAGGCATTCACGTCCCAGGTCACCGTGCTCGCCATGCTTGCGCTGATGCTCGCGCATCGCAAGGATATGACGACGGATGAGTTGTGTATCTGCATCGATGAGCTGCAGGAGATACCCGATCTTGTAACAAAAGTCCTTGAGGCGAGCGATTACATTCGATCCATCGCCGAGACATTCAAGGATAACAAGAATTTCCTTTACCTCGGCAGGGGCGTTAATTTTCCGGTCGCCCTCGAGGGGGCGCTCAAGCTCAAGGAAATATCCTACATCCACGCCGAGGGGTATCCCGCGGCGGAAATGAAGCACGGCCCCATTGCCCTTATCGACGAAAACATGCCGGTCGTGTTCATCGCGCCGCGGGACATCATCTACGACAAGATCGTAAGCAACATGGAAGAGGTAAAAGCACGCGGAGGAAAGATCATCGCCATCGCCACGGAGGGCGATGAAAGCATCCGGCGATACAGTGACCATATCATTTACATACCCGAGGTCAGGAAAATATTCTCCCCCCTTCTGACTGTCATCCCGCTCCAGCTGCTCGCCTATCATGTCGCCGTCCTGCGCGGCTGTGATGTCGACCAGCCGCGTAATCTGGCGAAGAGCGTCACGGTGGAGTAA
- the hisI gene encoding phosphoribosyl-AMP cyclohydrolase — MIDIDFKKTGGLVPVIVQDYATGTVLMLAYMNRETWDLTIKTGIVHYWSRSRNKIWKKGESSGNVQEVKEIRIDCDNDTVLIKVNQVGKAACHDGYQSCFYRVVKNGTLVTDGERVFDPAAVYGEKK; from the coding sequence ATGATCGATATAGACTTTAAAAAGACCGGGGGACTCGTTCCTGTTATTGTGCAGGACTATGCCACTGGGACGGTACTTATGCTGGCGTATATGAACAGGGAAACATGGGATCTTACCATTAAAACAGGCATAGTCCATTACTGGAGCAGATCAAGGAACAAGATATGGAAAAAGGGCGAATCATCTGGAAATGTCCAGGAAGTGAAGGAAATTCGCATTGATTGCGACAATGATACTGTTCTGATCAAGGTAAACCAGGTAGGGAAGGCGGCATGCCACGACGGATACCAGAGCTGCTTTTACCGTGTCGTTAAAAACGGAACTCTGGTGACGGATGGAGAGCGCGTGTTCGATCCTGCGGCTGTGTATGGAGAAAAAAAATGA
- a CDS encoding ATP phosphoribosyltransferase, which produces MTKQIKLGIPKGSLENATIELFQKAGWKISVSSRNYFPVIDDDEISCSLVRAQEMARYIENGVLDIGLTGLDWILENEADVQVISDLVYSKVSTRKARWVLAVPEDSDIHSIEDCSGKTISTELVQFTKNFFKERNIPVQVEFSWGATEAKVVEGLVDAIVEVTETGSTIKAHGLKIIATLLETNTKLVANKKSLSDEWKKNKIMQIAMLLRGALSAEKMIGLKMNVPQGGLDRVVAIIPSLTSPTISQLYNSEWLSVETVIEESIAREVIPLLIEAGADGIIEYPLNKVVNKNDI; this is translated from the coding sequence ATGACGAAACAGATAAAACTGGGCATTCCGAAGGGAAGCCTGGAAAATGCCACCATTGAACTTTTTCAAAAAGCCGGATGGAAAATCTCGGTTTCATCTCGAAATTATTTTCCGGTTATTGATGATGATGAAATAAGCTGCTCCCTTGTCCGCGCCCAGGAAATGGCCCGGTACATCGAAAACGGCGTCCTCGATATCGGTTTGACCGGCCTTGACTGGATCCTCGAAAACGAGGCTGATGTACAGGTAATATCCGACCTGGTGTATTCCAAGGTCAGCACGAGGAAAGCGCGGTGGGTCCTGGCGGTGCCAGAAGATTCCGATATTCATTCAATCGAGGATTGTTCCGGTAAAACCATATCAACCGAGCTCGTGCAATTTACCAAAAACTTCTTTAAAGAGCGCAATATCCCCGTTCAGGTCGAGTTCTCGTGGGGCGCCACAGAAGCAAAAGTCGTTGAGGGCCTTGTCGATGCCATTGTCGAGGTGACGGAAACGGGCTCAACGATTAAAGCGCACGGCCTCAAGATAATTGCGACCCTGCTGGAAACCAACACAAAGCTGGTCGCAAATAAAAAGAGCCTTTCGGACGAATGGAAAAAGAACAAGATCATGCAGATAGCGATGCTTTTACGGGGCGCCCTCAGCGCTGAAAAGATGATCGGTTTGAAAATGAATGTTCCCCAGGGCGGTCTGGATCGCGTGGTCGCAATCATACCGAGCCTTACATCGCCGACCATTTCACAGCTGTATAATTCAGAATGGCTTTCCGTTGAAACGGTCATCGAAGAATCAATTGCCAGGGAGGTCATTCCGCTCCTCATCGAAGCCGGCGCCGATGGAATAATCGAATATCCCCTGAACAAAGTTGTAAACAAGAACGATATCTGA
- a CDS encoding ATP-binding protein encodes MKNKWIYPALILLWAVKSVSAEQININKNDVYIKKGFSAEWIDSIPADDASWLVAGPTRAVKTMRVSEMALPGMPKRHFFSYRHYKPENFTFITSFNMAEDAQMEREFLGLYIDQIGENWEVYLNGKLLKSEMHVMADGEIKEFRNQRRVLIYINPLLIKPGKNILAFRIVGDPTIDDTGFYANLPILIDNYEKLARKKMRLTQLILLFVYLVVGLYLLLLYLFRRSELYNLVFAFFSIMFFIYLFCRTSTVYMLVPNTHWTLLIEFISLYTLLPLIMCFMELILHGRIRAFVYGYGIFCIALIALSFVSPYSVRVDILRIWQYTSIITVLYILFQITSSFIITVRHDYGSSMPGNRPNVLRSLINSIMNTVPGNLMVGALVAAACAAFDVLDAMFFTTGIVLSNYGFMVFIIGITMVLSNRYVYLHREIDGLSDDLVKKTRDLKETRVKYGISKEKYRLLVEGSTDIIFSLDEKFNFITANKALCDLLRIPKDDLAGKNLIDVLYQPDGVSVSLQFIHEKLGSFLIDKKPLHIKLDFKIPFGIEPQALQVRFEYINIEGRYEIFGRGMRVADDALNQYLLSEQHRYRIGNMLIVADDLSVRITRNLDKFIGKKEVNFIRLAIREMLINAIEHGNLAITFEEKTRELENDNYFTYLNQRQKDPRFSGRTVEVLYSADSDKISYTITDQGKGFEHLMYLDENIDVNEEFLSHGRGISLAKNIFDEIRYNETGNSVMLVKWLNRGSL; translated from the coding sequence ATGAAAAACAAATGGATTTATCCAGCATTGATACTGCTCTGGGCCGTTAAGAGCGTTTCAGCGGAACAAATAAACATCAATAAAAATGATGTATATATCAAAAAAGGCTTCTCCGCTGAATGGATCGATTCCATCCCGGCCGATGATGCATCCTGGCTTGTCGCAGGACCGACAAGAGCAGTAAAGACAATGAGAGTATCGGAAATGGCGTTACCCGGCATGCCCAAGCGTCATTTCTTTTCATACCGCCACTACAAACCTGAAAACTTCACGTTCATCACAAGCTTCAATATGGCAGAAGATGCGCAGATGGAAAGGGAGTTCCTGGGATTATATATAGACCAGATAGGCGAAAACTGGGAAGTCTATCTAAATGGGAAACTGCTGAAAAGTGAAATGCATGTCATGGCTGACGGCGAAATCAAGGAATTCAGGAACCAGCGGCGCGTCCTTATCTATATCAATCCCCTCCTGATAAAACCCGGCAAGAATATACTGGCATTCAGAATTGTAGGTGATCCCACGATTGATGATACCGGCTTTTATGCGAATTTGCCCATTCTGATAGACAATTATGAAAAGCTGGCAAGAAAAAAAATGAGGCTCACGCAGCTTATTCTATTGTTTGTTTACCTGGTAGTGGGCCTCTATCTATTATTGCTCTACTTATTCAGAAGATCGGAGCTCTATAACCTGGTATTCGCCTTTTTTTCAATAATGTTTTTCATCTACCTTTTCTGCAGGACGAGCACTGTCTACATGCTGGTTCCCAACACCCATTGGACCTTGTTAATAGAATTTATATCCCTGTATACGCTCCTGCCGCTCATCATGTGCTTCATGGAGCTGATTCTTCACGGCAGGATCCGGGCATTTGTTTATGGATACGGAATATTCTGTATTGCTCTTATCGCACTATCCTTCGTGTCTCCCTATTCCGTAAGGGTTGATATACTCCGGATCTGGCAATACACGTCAATAATTACGGTCCTCTATATATTATTCCAAATCACGAGCTCCTTCATAATAACGGTGCGTCATGACTATGGTAGCTCCATGCCTGGCAATAGGCCGAATGTATTACGGTCATTAATAAACAGTATCATGAACACGGTGCCGGGCAATCTCATGGTGGGCGCGCTGGTAGCGGCCGCATGCGCTGCCTTTGATGTTTTAGACGCCATGTTCTTCACGACAGGTATTGTCTTGAGCAACTATGGATTTATGGTATTTATAATAGGGATTACCATGGTCCTCTCGAACCGCTATGTCTATTTGCACCGGGAAATAGACGGCTTGAGCGATGATCTGGTAAAAAAAACCAGGGACCTCAAGGAAACACGTGTCAAGTATGGCATTTCCAAGGAGAAGTACCGTCTCCTGGTTGAAGGCTCCACCGATATCATATTCTCCCTTGATGAAAAATTCAATTTTATAACAGCCAACAAAGCCCTATGCGATCTGCTGCGGATCCCCAAGGATGATCTGGCTGGAAAAAACCTTATCGATGTCCTCTACCAGCCTGATGGAGTGTCTGTTTCGCTGCAGTTCATCCATGAAAAGCTGGGATCTTTTCTGATAGATAAAAAGCCGCTCCATATTAAGCTCGACTTTAAAATCCCCTTTGGCATTGAGCCTCAAGCTCTCCAGGTTCGGTTTGAATACATCAATATCGAGGGCCGATACGAAATCTTCGGCAGGGGCATGCGAGTCGCCGATGACGCTCTCAATCAGTACCTTCTGTCTGAACAGCACCGCTATCGCATAGGGAACATGCTCATCGTGGCCGATGACCTGAGCGTGAGAATCACTCGAAATCTCGACAAATTCATAGGGAAAAAAGAGGTAAACTTTATCAGGCTCGCCATTCGCGAGATGCTGATCAACGCCATCGAGCATGGGAACCTTGCCATAACCTTCGAGGAAAAGACAAGGGAGCTTGAAAACGACAATTATTTTACATACCTGAATCAGCGACAGAAGGATCCTCGTTTCAGCGGAAGGACCGTGGAAGTCTTGTATTCGGCCGATTCTGACAAGATATCCTACACCATAACCGACCAGGGCAAAGGCTTCGAACATCTTATGTATCTGGATGAAAATATCGATGTTAATGAGGAATTCCTGTCGCATGGTCGAGGCATATCATTGGCCAAGAATATTTTTGATGAGATACGATATAATGAAACAGGGAACAGCGTGATGCTGGTAAAATGGCTTAATAGGGGTTCATTATAG
- a CDS encoding Ig-like domain repeat protein: MFKKMFIISICAAIGIFISGLAYSQDDPSTTDPAKTGDVADEKKSEVTDEVKKEEVKKEEAVKTDTGSKTEQTTIAATAKSYTDGKTIFVNSKVQFKLTAIDDLAIEKIEYKIDDAAAQTYQNPFTIDKEGYHTVKYNGTDKAGNKEAEKTYNVAVDNTGPVIVVTTSSPVKKIGDKIYYQKNVLFTINTSDALSGVNKVEYSTDGTNFQEYAAPFAIPPKADINLKIKATDNVNNVTEQFAFRVLDDAGNEVEMKDAVVKLVTDETAPVVEVKPDKELKKIDNQNVASTDVKYTIAAKDDESGVAVIYYRIDGKGEFIPYKSEIQFQNNGKHQIDAKAVDKAGNMSTITSFTVYVDILPPNSLIETVEK; encoded by the coding sequence ATGTTTAAAAAAATGTTTATAATTTCGATATGCGCAGCTATCGGAATTTTCATTTCCGGCTTGGCCTATTCGCAGGATGATCCGTCAACCACCGATCCGGCAAAGACCGGGGATGTCGCTGACGAAAAGAAAAGCGAAGTGACCGACGAAGTGAAGAAGGAAGAAGTAAAAAAAGAAGAGGCTGTCAAAACCGATACAGGATCGAAAACAGAGCAGACAACCATCGCAGCCACGGCAAAATCATATACTGATGGAAAAACGATCTTCGTCAATTCAAAGGTTCAATTTAAACTGACCGCCATTGATGACCTCGCAATCGAAAAGATCGAATATAAAATCGATGACGCGGCTGCCCAAACATATCAAAATCCTTTTACTATCGACAAGGAAGGATATCACACAGTAAAGTATAACGGCACCGATAAAGCCGGTAACAAGGAAGCCGAAAAAACATACAATGTCGCCGTTGACAATACCGGTCCGGTCATCGTTGTTACCACCAGTTCACCTGTTAAAAAGATCGGGGACAAAATTTATTATCAGAAAAACGTTCTTTTCACGATAAATACGAGCGATGCACTCTCCGGCGTAAACAAGGTCGAATATTCCACCGACGGAACCAATTTCCAGGAATATGCGGCCCCCTTCGCCATCCCTCCCAAGGCCGATATCAACCTCAAAATAAAGGCCACTGACAATGTAAACAACGTCACCGAGCAATTCGCCTTCAGGGTTCTCGATGATGCCGGTAATGAAGTGGAAATGAAAGATGCCGTTGTAAAACTTGTTACCGATGAAACGGCCCCTGTCGTCGAGGTAAAGCCGGATAAGGAGCTCAAGAAGATCGACAATCAGAACGTCGCGTCAACCGATGTAAAATATACGATTGCCGCCAAGGATGATGAGTCGGGCGTTGCCGTCATTTATTACCGCATCGACGGTAAAGGTGAATTCATCCCCTATAAGAGTGAGATCCAATTCCAGAATAACGGCAAACACCAGATTGACGCCAAAGCGGTTGACAAGGCGGGAAACATGTCCACCATTACATCATTCACCGTCTATGTCGACATTCTGCCGCCAAACTCTCTCATCGAGACAGTGGAAAAGTAA
- a CDS encoding YHYH domain-containing protein codes for MVARTLALIVFLMFFIVEMTFAHGGRTDSEGGHWDHQKKEYHYHKDGKIAIDKSKSSRYDELAGKHEGDKDTKETRKDKKKKDKDDAEKDSKVKTKKDKKDKEDKEDKEIKKDKKDKKKEKEDKVDKKDKKKDKKDKGDEDKDKKVKDKKEKKDKKDKKDKEEKSEKKEKKEKKEKKEKKEDKPKKEKKDKKKKSKKDE; via the coding sequence ATGGTTGCCCGAACACTCGCATTAATTGTATTTTTAATGTTTTTTATCGTTGAAATGACTTTTGCCCACGGTGGAAGGACAGATTCAGAGGGTGGTCATTGGGATCATCAGAAAAAAGAGTACCATTATCACAAGGATGGAAAAATAGCCATTGATAAGAGCAAAAGCTCCCGCTATGACGAACTGGCAGGGAAGCATGAGGGTGACAAGGATACGAAGGAAACCAGGAAAGATAAGAAGAAGAAAGACAAAGACGATGCCGAAAAAGATTCAAAGGTAAAAACCAAAAAGGACAAAAAAGATAAAGAAGACAAGGAAGATAAGGAAATCAAGAAAGATAAAAAGGATAAGAAAAAAGAGAAGGAAGACAAGGTAGATAAAAAAGATAAGAAAAAAGATAAAAAAGATAAGGGTGATGAAGATAAAGATAAAAAAGTAAAAGATAAGAAGGAAAAGAAAGACAAGAAGGATAAGAAGGATAAAGAAGAAAAATCGGAGAAGAAGGAAAAGAAAGAGAAGAAAGAAAAAAAGGAAAAAAAAGAAGATAAACCAAAAAAAGAGAAAAAAGATAAAAAGAAAAAATCAAAAAAAGATGAGTGA